From Actinomyces sp. oral taxon 171 str. F0337, one genomic window encodes:
- a CDS encoding FAD-dependent oxidoreductase, which translates to MNARPLNVAVIGAGPAGIYASDILSKSGLDVCIDLFERLPAPYGLVRYGVAPDHPRIKQIIVALYKILQRGDIRLIGNVEVGRDISVAELREHYDAIIFSTGADTDAPLDIPGVDAPECYGGADFVSWYDGHPDHPRTWDLSAKEVAVIGVGNVALDIARVLAKHADDLMTTEIPANVAATLKESPVTDVHVFGRRGPAQVKFTPLELRELGKQPDVDVIVDEEDFEYDEGSQAALASSNQQRQVVKALEGYAMQEPEDLTASHRIHIHLFSAPHEVLTDDDGHVVGLRTERTRLTGDGNVTGTGEYRDWPVQAVYRAVGYASSAIEGLPFDAERHVVPNEGGRVLGEDGKPLTGLYATGWIRRGPVGLIGSTKSDAQETITNLVADANAGLLHAETTDEAQVGHDALIALLESRGIPFTNWEGWELLDAYERELGEGYGEVVVTGGDSKPRERVKVVSRDAMTAISRSTEVPEDLIGQPEAGRVPERVAHRLAE; encoded by the coding sequence GTGAACGCACGTCCTCTCAATGTCGCCGTCATCGGAGCAGGCCCCGCAGGCATCTACGCCTCGGACATCCTCTCGAAGTCGGGCCTGGACGTCTGTATCGACCTGTTCGAACGGCTTCCTGCGCCCTACGGGCTGGTGCGCTACGGCGTCGCCCCCGACCACCCGCGCATCAAGCAGATCATCGTGGCCCTCTACAAGATCCTCCAGCGCGGGGACATCCGGCTCATCGGCAACGTCGAGGTCGGCCGCGACATCTCGGTGGCCGAGCTCCGCGAGCACTACGACGCCATCATCTTCTCCACCGGAGCCGACACCGACGCCCCCCTCGACATCCCCGGCGTCGACGCCCCCGAGTGCTACGGCGGCGCCGACTTCGTCTCCTGGTACGACGGTCACCCCGACCACCCGCGCACCTGGGACCTGAGCGCCAAGGAGGTCGCCGTCATCGGCGTCGGCAACGTCGCCCTGGACATCGCCCGCGTCCTGGCCAAGCACGCTGACGACCTCATGACCACCGAGATCCCCGCGAACGTCGCCGCCACCCTCAAGGAGTCCCCGGTCACCGACGTGCACGTCTTCGGGCGCCGCGGCCCCGCCCAGGTGAAGTTCACCCCGCTGGAGCTGCGCGAGCTCGGCAAGCAGCCCGACGTCGACGTCATCGTCGACGAGGAGGACTTCGAGTACGACGAGGGCTCGCAGGCGGCCCTGGCCTCCTCCAACCAGCAGCGCCAGGTCGTCAAGGCCCTCGAGGGGTACGCGATGCAGGAGCCGGAGGACCTCACCGCCTCCCACCGCATCCACATCCACCTCTTCTCCGCCCCCCACGAGGTCCTCACCGACGACGACGGCCACGTCGTCGGCCTGCGCACCGAGCGCACCCGCCTGACCGGCGACGGCAACGTCACCGGCACCGGCGAGTACCGCGACTGGCCCGTCCAGGCCGTCTACCGCGCCGTCGGATACGCCTCCAGCGCCATCGAGGGTCTCCCCTTCGACGCCGAGCGGCACGTCGTCCCCAACGAGGGCGGCCGCGTCCTCGGCGAGGACGGCAAGCCCCTGACCGGCCTGTACGCCACCGGCTGGATCCGGCGCGGCCCCGTGGGCCTCATCGGCTCCACCAAGTCCGACGCGCAGGAGACCATCACCAACCTCGTGGCCGACGCCAACGCCGGCCTGCTGCACGCCGAGACCACCGACGAGGCCCAGGTCGGCCACGACGCCCTCATCGCTCTGCTGGAGTCCCGCGGCATCCCCTTCACCAACTGGGAGGGCTGGGAGCTGCTGGACGCCTACGAGCGAGAGCTCGGCGAGGGCTACGGTGAGGTCGTCGTCACTGGAGGGGACTCCAAGCCGCGCGAGCGCGTCAAGGTCGTCTCCCGTGACGCCATGACCGCGATCTCCCGCTCCACGGAGGTTCCCGAGGACCTCATCGGCCAGCCCGAGGCGGGCCGCGTCCCCGAGCGCGTCGCCCACCGCCTGGCCGAGTGA
- a CDS encoding OmpA family protein, whose product MLEAEWQGAPLSVEVGPVAVNDKYAVVRLVLSTTSKKNVGLSQPFGSAYHPWTMVAIRMLSLDKGLVYRELDEETHHLSDGVEKGKPLEVFPVFHAPPEDVGVVDLLLPYVGIATGVPVLQDAETDFSVNDVVSKAKLDESEAGPFKIETMSLAADDSSDTKQDEKSTTVTVAGDVTFATDSDQLSAQADSVLASVVEQIKKYPSGGDLTITGHTDDVADDAHNQDLSERRAKAVSERLKKLTDLSTWKESVSGKGESSPRVPNDTDERRQINRRVEITLTPSKPAEASAPPSTSAVPSSTAMPKAAGPVGKGPEGVDVKIDGKTVHMVIDHVVRAGNYLVGTVVVTSSEKVSMPVAPFSLPGKMMELRGLSGVFGVSGITILSGGLRYLEADYTYSDGSRLPLANSFVYDLEPEASQSLPVVWPDVGEDSITIDMPAGEYLYTKERVVARLTDIPVVNA is encoded by the coding sequence ATGCTGGAGGCGGAGTGGCAAGGAGCCCCACTCTCGGTCGAGGTGGGGCCCGTCGCAGTCAACGACAAGTACGCTGTCGTGCGCCTGGTGTTATCGACGACCTCGAAAAAGAATGTGGGCCTGTCTCAACCATTCGGCTCCGCGTATCACCCGTGGACCATGGTTGCGATCAGAATGCTCTCTTTGGATAAGGGCTTGGTGTATCGTGAACTGGACGAAGAAACACATCATCTATCTGATGGTGTTGAAAAAGGAAAGCCTTTGGAAGTATTCCCAGTGTTTCATGCGCCGCCCGAGGATGTTGGCGTCGTGGATCTACTCCTTCCTTATGTGGGTATTGCTACAGGTGTTCCGGTCCTGCAGGATGCTGAGACTGATTTCTCAGTGAATGATGTGGTGTCGAAGGCGAAGCTCGACGAGTCGGAGGCGGGGCCATTCAAGATCGAGACCATGTCGCTGGCTGCTGATGATTCGTCGGATACGAAGCAGGATGAGAAGTCGACGACGGTGACGGTGGCTGGGGACGTCACGTTCGCGACTGACTCTGATCAGCTCTCGGCTCAGGCTGACAGCGTGCTGGCGAGTGTGGTGGAGCAGATCAAGAAGTACCCATCTGGTGGGGATTTGACGATCACGGGTCACACTGATGATGTGGCTGATGATGCGCACAACCAGGATCTGTCTGAGCGGCGGGCCAAGGCGGTGTCGGAGCGGCTCAAGAAGCTGACGGACCTGTCCACGTGGAAGGAGTCGGTCTCGGGCAAGGGGGAGTCCTCGCCGCGGGTGCCGAATGACACTGACGAGCGCAGGCAGATCAATCGCCGTGTGGAGATCACGCTGACGCCCTCGAAACCCGCCGAGGCCAGTGCGCCGCCGAGCACGAGCGCGGTTCCGTCGTCGACCGCGATGCCGAAGGCCGCCGGCCCCGTGGGCAAGGGACCTGAGGGTGTCGACGTGAAGATCGACGGTAAGACCGTGCACATGGTGATCGACCATGTGGTTCGAGCCGGTAACTACTTGGTTGGAACGGTAGTGGTCACCTCTAGCGAGAAGGTCAGCATGCCGGTTGCTCCCTTCTCCTTGCCTGGAAAAATGATGGAGTTGCGTGGCTTGTCTGGGGTGTTTGGTGTGAGTGGCATAACCATCCTCAGTGGCGGGTTGAGGTATCTGGAGGCTGACTATACATATTCCGATGGAAGTAGACTTCCTTTAGCGAATAGTTTTGTATACGATCTTGAGCCTGAGGCTTCCCAGTCCCTCCCGGTCGTGTGGCCAGACGTCGGCGAGGACAGCATCACGATTGATATGCCTGCAGGTGAGTACCTTTATACGAAAGAGCGAGTTGTTGCTCGCCTTACTGACATCCCTGTCGTTAACGCGTAG
- a CDS encoding polyprenyl synthetase family protein translates to MIGSLPLSAPELESRIIPALQTIEDRLMEVVTSADETINPPTSHLAEAGGKRLRPVLALLTAQLGDPALATGEQIRDAGVAVELTHIATLYHDDVMDEAPLRRGAPSAQTVWGNSAAILTGDVLVARASQLVAALSPEAVMAHAKTFERLCMGQLHETLPRPSGTDPVDHYIQVLADKTGSLIAVSARYGAMLTDAGVRTEQIVEEFGERIGVAFQLADDVIDLMSDSATTGKTPGTDLREGVDTMPVLLLRKALAAGELDAAGQAILSRLSTGDLSDDAVLADVVARLREHPVLTRTREMATAWAAQAVEGLKGLEEAVLDGTRQRLARVGIEGEAAAAALADAGERVAQVRAAMEDFARILVDRAA, encoded by the coding sequence GTGATCGGATCACTGCCGCTGAGCGCCCCCGAGCTGGAGTCGCGCATCATCCCCGCTCTCCAGACCATTGAGGACCGCCTCATGGAGGTGGTCACCAGCGCCGACGAGACCATCAACCCGCCGACCTCGCACCTGGCCGAGGCTGGGGGCAAGCGCCTGCGTCCGGTCCTGGCCCTGCTGACCGCCCAGCTCGGCGACCCGGCCCTGGCCACCGGCGAGCAGATCCGCGACGCCGGTGTGGCCGTGGAGCTGACCCACATCGCCACCCTCTACCACGACGACGTCATGGACGAGGCCCCGCTGCGCCGCGGTGCCCCGAGCGCCCAGACCGTGTGGGGCAACTCCGCCGCCATCCTCACCGGCGACGTCCTCGTGGCCCGTGCCTCCCAGCTGGTGGCGGCCCTCAGCCCGGAGGCCGTCATGGCTCACGCCAAGACCTTCGAGCGCCTGTGCATGGGGCAGCTCCACGAGACCCTGCCGCGCCCGTCGGGCACTGACCCGGTGGACCACTACATCCAGGTCCTGGCGGACAAGACCGGCTCCCTCATCGCGGTGTCCGCCCGGTACGGGGCGATGCTCACCGATGCCGGGGTGCGAACCGAGCAGATCGTGGAGGAGTTCGGTGAGAGGATCGGCGTGGCCTTCCAGCTGGCCGACGACGTCATCGACCTCATGAGCGACTCTGCCACCACCGGCAAGACCCCCGGTACCGACCTGCGTGAGGGCGTGGACACCATGCCGGTGCTGCTCCTGCGCAAGGCCCTGGCGGCCGGCGAGCTCGATGCCGCCGGCCAGGCCATCCTCTCTCGCCTGTCCACCGGTGACCTGTCCGACGACGCCGTCCTGGCCGACGTCGTCGCTCGCCTGCGGGAGCACCCCGTCCTGACCCGCACCCGCGAGATGGCTACGGCCTGGGCCGCTCAGGCGGTTGAGGGTCTGAAGGGCCTGGAGGAGGCTGTTCTTGACGGGACCCGGCAGCGCCTGGCCCGGGTCGGCATCGAGGGTGAGGCCGCTGCGGCGGCCTTGGCCGACGCCGGTGAGAGGGTGGCTCAGGTGCGTGCGGCCATGGAGGACTTCGCCCGCATCCTCGTGGACCGGGCTGCCTGA
- the nuoN gene encoding NADH-quinone oxidoreductase subunit NuoN, whose protein sequence is MSPSATAPIVNWDALTPALIILGAGVLGVLVEAFIARPARLAIQSTLSFLAILASGAFLFLRWGEVKAAGAAAAAMPQFQLPKGFLPGARMSAGLTEDPFSIAAQGILLVIGLLAVMVMADRTAVGDGAFAAQAADRPGSAEETESLLAGWTTTEVFPLTLFSLGGMMLFGASSDLITLFVILEMISLPLYILAATARHRRLLSQEAALKYFVLGAFASAFLLMGAALLYGVAGAVDYKTLGEAVRTVPGQEWLILAGLMLVIIGLLFKVAAVPFHAWSPDVYQGAPTPVTGFMAAGVKAAAFLALVRFYYMIAGAMGWDLAPALWAVAALTMLVGTVVGVVQHDVKRMLAYSAIAHAGFMLIGILAYSKAAISALGFYALTYGIATVGAFGIITLVRSNRDGSVGGEDGDLEAFKGLGRRSPWAAGAMTVFLLSFAGVPLTAGFMAKFRLFATGLSGNGVPFVILAIVCSAVTAFFYMRLIVLMFFHEPDGERSVVVGSRGPILLAVGVAVMATIGLGVLPQTAFDLFDRTAMLLP, encoded by the coding sequence GTGAGCCCCTCAGCCACTGCCCCGATCGTCAACTGGGACGCCCTGACGCCGGCACTCATCATTCTGGGCGCCGGTGTCCTGGGTGTCCTCGTGGAGGCCTTCATCGCCCGTCCCGCCCGCCTGGCCATCCAGTCCACGCTGAGCTTCCTGGCCATCCTGGCCTCCGGGGCCTTCCTGTTCCTGCGCTGGGGCGAGGTCAAGGCCGCCGGGGCCGCCGCCGCGGCCATGCCCCAGTTCCAGCTCCCCAAGGGCTTCCTGCCGGGTGCCCGTATGTCCGCGGGCCTGACCGAGGATCCCTTCTCCATCGCCGCCCAGGGCATCCTCCTGGTCATCGGGCTGCTGGCCGTCATGGTGATGGCCGACCGCACCGCCGTCGGCGACGGGGCCTTCGCGGCCCAGGCCGCCGACCGGCCCGGCAGCGCGGAGGAGACAGAGTCCCTCCTGGCCGGGTGGACCACGACCGAGGTCTTCCCCCTGACCCTGTTCTCGCTGGGCGGCATGATGCTCTTCGGGGCCAGCAGCGACCTCATCACGCTGTTCGTCATCCTGGAGATGATCTCCCTGCCGCTGTACATCCTGGCTGCCACTGCCCGCCACCGCCGGCTGCTCAGCCAGGAGGCGGCGCTGAAGTACTTCGTGCTGGGAGCCTTCGCCTCGGCCTTCCTCCTCATGGGCGCGGCCCTGCTCTACGGGGTGGCCGGCGCCGTCGACTACAAGACGCTGGGCGAGGCCGTGCGCACCGTGCCGGGGCAGGAGTGGCTCATCCTGGCGGGCCTCATGCTGGTGATCATCGGCCTGCTGTTCAAGGTCGCGGCCGTGCCCTTCCACGCCTGGAGCCCGGACGTCTACCAGGGCGCCCCCACCCCGGTCACCGGATTCATGGCCGCCGGCGTCAAGGCCGCCGCCTTCCTGGCCCTCGTGCGCTTCTACTACATGATCGCCGGCGCCATGGGCTGGGACCTGGCCCCCGCCCTGTGGGCCGTGGCGGCCCTGACCATGCTCGTGGGCACCGTCGTCGGGGTGGTTCAGCACGACGTCAAGCGCATGCTCGCCTACTCGGCCATCGCCCACGCCGGCTTCATGCTCATCGGGATCCTGGCCTACTCCAAGGCGGCGATCTCCGCACTCGGCTTCTACGCCCTGACCTACGGGATTGCCACCGTGGGAGCCTTCGGCATCATCACCCTGGTGCGCTCCAACCGCGACGGCTCCGTGGGAGGTGAGGACGGCGACCTGGAGGCCTTCAAGGGCCTGGGACGCCGCAGCCCCTGGGCGGCCGGCGCCATGACCGTCTTCCTGCTGTCCTTCGCCGGAGTGCCCCTGACGGCCGGCTTCATGGCCAAGTTCCGGCTCTTCGCCACCGGCCTGAGCGGCAACGGGGTGCCCTTCGTCATCCTCGCCATCGTCTGCTCGGCCGTCACCGCCTTCTTCTACATGAGGCTCATCGTGCTCATGTTCTTCCATGAGCCCGACGGCGAGCGCTCGGTGGTCGTGGGCAGCCGCGGCCCGATCCTCCTGGCGGTCGGCGTTGCGGTGATGGCCACAATCGGGTTGGGCGTTTTGCCGCAGACCGCCTTCGACCTGTTCGACCGGACGGCTATGCTCCTTCCGTGA
- a CDS encoding NADH-quinone oxidoreductase subunit M: MPTLPASLPVLTVMAVTPLAGALLLWLVPPLRRLHARAVGLVFSLAVLALGLWALSAFELGHAGTVQLTDTHSWIPAIGASWALGVNGLGLSMVLLAAFVTPLVLLASWGEVPADRQGLFTGLVLALEFFVVVIFSARDLLLFYLCFEAMLIPVYFLIGCFGGQKRQRAALKFLLYSLAGGLVMLIGVIAVYLHSARNGTPSFLIDSVAANLHVSTSAGHWIFLTFFIAFAIKAPLVPVHTWLPDTAEQATPGTSVLLIGILDKIGTFGMITLVLPIFPEASRWAAPVILVLAVVSIIYGGLAAIAQDNLYRLISYTSVSHFGFMVLGIFIGNQVAANGAMVYMVAHGLSIAGLYLVTGFMARRTGTVAISELGGIARVMPLVAGTFLVCGLASIALPGLSGFVPEWMVLTGTFSVSLALGGAAVVGVVIAAVYMLLPYQRVFTGAPAPERVGSSDLDGRERLVVVPVIAAMLALGLAPAALTHALDDVARQVALTVARSPQDAASAGGAGDSHDAGGASEAPAASTATEGNTK, from the coding sequence ATGCCGACTCTTCCCGCATCGCTGCCCGTCCTGACCGTCATGGCGGTCACGCCGCTGGCCGGGGCGCTCCTGCTGTGGCTGGTCCCGCCGCTGCGCCGGCTCCACGCCCGCGCCGTGGGCCTCGTGTTCTCCCTGGCGGTCCTCGCCCTGGGCCTGTGGGCGCTGAGCGCCTTCGAGCTGGGGCATGCCGGCACCGTCCAGCTGACCGACACCCACTCCTGGATCCCCGCCATCGGCGCCTCCTGGGCCCTGGGCGTCAACGGCCTGGGCCTGTCCATGGTGCTCCTGGCCGCCTTCGTCACGCCCCTGGTGCTGCTCGCCTCCTGGGGTGAGGTCCCCGCCGACCGGCAGGGCCTGTTCACCGGGCTCGTCCTGGCACTGGAGTTCTTCGTCGTCGTCATCTTCTCGGCCCGGGACCTGCTCCTGTTCTATCTGTGCTTCGAGGCGATGCTCATCCCGGTGTACTTCCTCATCGGCTGCTTCGGCGGCCAGAAGCGCCAGCGCGCCGCCCTGAAGTTCCTCCTGTACTCCCTGGCCGGCGGGCTCGTCATGCTCATCGGCGTCATCGCTGTGTACCTGCACTCCGCCAGGAACGGCACCCCCAGCTTCCTCATCGACTCGGTGGCCGCCAACCTGCACGTGTCCACCTCCGCCGGACACTGGATCTTCCTGACCTTCTTCATCGCCTTCGCCATCAAGGCGCCGCTGGTCCCGGTCCACACCTGGCTGCCCGACACCGCCGAGCAGGCCACCCCGGGCACCTCGGTGCTGCTCATCGGCATCCTGGACAAGATCGGTACCTTCGGGATGATCACCCTGGTCCTGCCGATCTTCCCCGAGGCCTCCCGCTGGGCCGCCCCGGTGATCCTGGTCCTGGCGGTCGTCTCCATCATCTACGGGGGCCTGGCCGCCATCGCCCAGGACAACCTCTACCGCCTCATCTCCTACACCTCCGTGAGCCACTTCGGCTTCATGGTCCTGGGGATCTTCATCGGCAACCAGGTGGCAGCCAACGGCGCCATGGTCTACATGGTGGCCCACGGGCTGTCCATCGCCGGCCTCTACCTGGTCACCGGCTTCATGGCCCGGCGCACCGGGACGGTCGCCATCAGCGAGCTCGGCGGCATCGCCCGGGTCATGCCGCTGGTGGCCGGGACCTTCCTGGTCTGCGGGCTGGCCTCCATCGCCCTGCCGGGCCTGAGCGGATTCGTGCCCGAGTGGATGGTGCTCACCGGCACCTTCTCGGTATCGCTGGCCCTGGGCGGTGCGGCTGTCGTCGGTGTCGTCATCGCCGCCGTCTACATGCTGCTGCCCTACCAGCGGGTCTTCACCGGGGCGCCTGCCCCCGAGCGTGTGGGCAGCTCGGACCTCGACGGGCGCGAGCGCCTCGTCGTCGTCCCCGTCATCGCCGCGATGCTCGCGCTCGGACTGGCCCCGGCCGCACTCACTCATGCGCTCGACGACGTCGCCCGGCAGGTCGCGCTCACGGTGGCCCGCTCCCCGCAGGACGCCGCCTCCGCCGGCGGCGCCGGTGACAGCCACGATGCCGGCGGTGCATCCGAAGCGCCCGCCGCCTCCACCGCTACGGAAGGGAACACCAAGTGA
- the nuoL gene encoding NADH-quinone oxidoreductase subunit L has translation MLPAPVTAAVTPLTEATGPASWAWLLIAVPAASAALLLLAGRRSNAWGHWLGLAASFAAAFLGVGILVQVLGLPAEERVIGLPLYHWFSAGNLNIDVGLRLDPLSLTFVTLVTCVGFLIHLYSVAYMAHDRDRRRFFAYLNLFIAAMLTLVLGDSYIVLFVGWEGVGLASYLLIGFWNTADADAPQGEQATSRENAAAAKKAFVMNRVGDVGLLLAMMAIVGQIGSVSFDDVSAAALDGSMTTGWLTAIGFFLLLAACGKSAQFPLQAWLGDAMAGPTPVSALIHAATMVTAGVYLMVRSAAVFEGAPSAQTAVAVVGAITLLLGAVIGSAKDDMKKVLAASTMSQIGYMMLGAGLGPIGYAFAIFHLLTHGFFKAQLFLGAGSVMHAMGDQVNMRRFGGLRGAMAITWVTMGIGWLAILGVPPFSGFWSKDHLIEAAFVGEGAKPWILGTIALLGAGLTAFYMSRLFFMIFHGKQRWTTEEDLEGEVHPHESGWLMTLPLIVLSVFSACLGGLLSYNNMFVTWLEPVTGHAEHGEPVLPAIVIMGATLALVVVGVVVAWWMYVRRPVPVVLQPVNPLVEAARKDMYQDAVNEALAMRTGQGLVLATDAVERYVVDGAIEGAAAGTGALGRLTRRTESGYVRSYAGYMLAGTVLVLIAVLAARF, from the coding sequence ATGCTTCCCGCTCCTGTCACCGCAGCTGTGACGCCCCTGACCGAGGCCACCGGCCCGGCCTCCTGGGCCTGGCTGCTCATCGCCGTCCCCGCCGCCTCCGCCGCCCTCCTGCTGCTGGCCGGCCGTCGCTCCAACGCCTGGGGCCACTGGCTGGGCCTGGCCGCCTCCTTCGCCGCCGCCTTCCTGGGCGTGGGCATCCTCGTGCAGGTCCTGGGCCTGCCCGCGGAGGAACGCGTCATCGGCCTGCCCCTCTACCACTGGTTCTCCGCCGGGAACCTCAACATCGACGTCGGCCTGCGCCTGGACCCGCTGTCGCTGACCTTCGTCACCCTGGTCACCTGCGTCGGCTTCCTCATCCACCTGTACTCGGTGGCCTACATGGCCCACGACCGCGACCGGCGCCGCTTCTTCGCCTACCTCAACCTCTTCATCGCCGCGATGCTCACCCTGGTCCTGGGCGACTCCTACATCGTGCTCTTCGTCGGCTGGGAGGGCGTGGGCCTGGCCTCCTACCTTCTCATCGGCTTCTGGAACACCGCCGACGCCGACGCCCCCCAGGGCGAGCAGGCCACCAGCCGCGAGAACGCCGCCGCCGCCAAGAAGGCCTTCGTCATGAACCGCGTGGGCGATGTCGGCCTCCTGCTGGCCATGATGGCGATCGTCGGCCAGATCGGCTCAGTCTCCTTCGACGACGTCTCCGCCGCCGCCCTCGACGGCTCGATGACCACGGGCTGGCTCACCGCCATCGGCTTCTTCCTGCTCCTGGCGGCCTGCGGCAAGTCCGCCCAGTTCCCCCTTCAGGCCTGGCTGGGTGACGCCATGGCCGGCCCCACGCCGGTCTCGGCCCTCATTCACGCCGCCACCATGGTCACCGCCGGCGTCTACCTCATGGTCCGCTCCGCCGCCGTCTTCGAGGGCGCCCCCAGCGCCCAGACGGCCGTGGCCGTCGTCGGCGCCATCACCCTGCTGCTGGGGGCCGTCATCGGAAGCGCCAAGGACGACATGAAGAAGGTCCTGGCCGCCTCCACCATGAGCCAGATCGGCTACATGATGCTGGGTGCCGGTCTCGGCCCGATCGGCTACGCCTTCGCCATCTTCCACCTGCTCACCCACGGCTTCTTCAAGGCCCAGCTCTTCCTGGGGGCCGGCTCGGTCATGCACGCCATGGGCGACCAGGTCAACATGCGCCGCTTCGGCGGCCTGCGCGGCGCCATGGCGATCACCTGGGTCACCATGGGCATCGGCTGGCTCGCCATCCTGGGGGTGCCGCCCTTCTCCGGATTCTGGTCCAAGGACCACCTCATCGAGGCCGCCTTCGTCGGCGAGGGCGCCAAGCCCTGGATCCTGGGAACCATCGCCCTGCTGGGCGCGGGCCTGACCGCCTTCTACATGTCCCGCCTGTTCTTCATGATCTTCCACGGCAAGCAGCGCTGGACCACGGAGGAGGACCTGGAGGGTGAGGTCCACCCCCACGAGTCCGGATGGCTCATGACTCTGCCTCTCATCGTCCTGTCCGTGTTCTCCGCGTGCCTGGGCGGGCTGCTGAGCTACAACAACATGTTCGTCACCTGGCTGGAGCCGGTCACCGGTCATGCCGAGCACGGCGAGCCGGTCCTGCCGGCCATCGTCATCATGGGTGCCACCCTCGCCCTGGTCGTCGTCGGGGTCGTCGTGGCCTGGTGGATGTACGTGCGCCGTCCGGTGCCCGTCGTCCTGCAGCCGGTCAACCCCCTGGTGGAGGCCGCCCGCAAGGACATGTACCAGGACGCCGTCAACGAGGCCCTGGCCATGCGCACCGGCCAGGGACTGGTCCTGGCCACCGACGCCGTCGAGCGTTACGTCGTCGACGGCGCCATCGAGGGTGCCGCCGCCGGCACCGGCGCCCTGGGGCGCCTGACCCGCCGCACCGAGTCCGGGTACGTGCGCTCCTACGCCGGCTACATGCTGGCCGGAACGGTCCTCGTACTCATCGCCGTCCTGGCCGCCAGGTTCTGA
- the nuoK gene encoding NADH-quinone oxidoreductase subunit NuoK: MSLPISVYLILAGVLFTLGALTVLLRRNAIIELMGVELMLNSVNLVLVTFSRIHGNLTGQVFAFFVMVVAAAEVVVGLSIVVSIFRTRRSTSVDDENLLKN; encoded by the coding sequence GTGAGTCTCCCCATCAGCGTCTACCTCATCCTGGCCGGGGTGCTGTTCACCCTGGGGGCGCTCACGGTGCTGCTGCGCCGCAACGCCATCATCGAGCTCATGGGAGTTGAGCTCATGCTCAACTCCGTCAACCTCGTCCTGGTGACCTTCTCCCGGATCCACGGCAACCTCACCGGTCAGGTCTTCGCCTTCTTCGTCATGGTGGTGGCCGCCGCCGAGGTCGTGGTGGGTCTGAGCATCGTCGTATCCATCTTCCGCACCCGCAGGTCCACGTCGGTCGACGACGAGAACCTGCTCAAGAACTGA
- a CDS encoding NADH-quinone oxidoreductase subunit J: MSTLLMTGASAAVPTAVTQDGHLGLGEAIVFGVVALVTVACGIGVLTAKRAVNAAINMIGIMISLAVLYIVNESPFMGITQVVVYTGAVMTLVLFVIMLVGVGGDEPVGAAGTVMRRPVLILLGLGLAGALTAVVWRSTLPTPVGLKNGAKAAPDLLAVTLYHDHVVTMELTAILLIVAAVGALTLTHRQRIRARLSQRGVAASKMQDYTTKGAHPGQKPMPGVYASTNSAAAPALDAEGEAVEESVPRVLRARGQGLELSDVSPEMGLAQRSGTIVARLAGAGDTGAADGPRTARRSGMPTMPGAAAPAVKQPVLSDDGAADSAAPEQKEEK, from the coding sequence ATGAGCACCCTGCTGATGACCGGAGCCTCCGCCGCCGTCCCCACCGCCGTGACTCAGGACGGTCACCTGGGGCTGGGCGAGGCCATCGTGTTCGGCGTCGTCGCCCTGGTCACCGTGGCCTGCGGCATCGGCGTCCTGACCGCCAAGCGCGCCGTGAACGCCGCCATCAACATGATCGGCATCATGATCTCGCTGGCCGTCCTCTACATCGTCAACGAGTCGCCCTTCATGGGCATCACCCAGGTCGTGGTCTACACCGGCGCCGTCATGACCCTCGTCCTGTTCGTCATCATGCTCGTGGGCGTCGGCGGTGACGAGCCGGTGGGAGCCGCCGGTACCGTCATGAGGCGCCCGGTCCTCATCCTCCTGGGCCTGGGGCTGGCCGGTGCCCTGACCGCCGTCGTGTGGCGCTCCACCCTGCCGACGCCGGTCGGGCTCAAGAACGGAGCCAAGGCCGCCCCCGACCTGCTGGCCGTCACGCTCTACCACGACCACGTCGTCACCATGGAGCTGACCGCCATCCTGCTCATCGTCGCCGCCGTCGGCGCCCTGACCCTCACCCACCGCCAGCGCATCCGGGCCCGGCTCAGCCAGCGCGGGGTGGCCGCGAGCAAGATGCAGGACTACACCACCAAGGGCGCCCACCCGGGCCAGAAGCCGATGCCCGGCGTCTACGCCTCCACCAACTCCGCCGCCGCCCCGGCCCTGGACGCCGAGGGTGAGGCCGTGGAGGAGTCCGTGCCCCGGGTCCTGCGGGCCCGCGGACAGGGGCTGGAGCTGTCCGACGTCTCCCCGGAGATGGGACTGGCTCAGCGCTCGGGCACGATCGTCGCCCGCCTGGCCGGCGCCGGAGACACCGGCGCAGCCGACGGCCCCCGGACCGCCCGCCGCTCCGGGATGCCCACCATGCCCGGTGCCGCCGCCCCCGCCGTCAAGCAGCCCGTCCTCAGCGATGACGGGGCAGCCGACTCGGCCGCCCCGGAGCAGAAGGAGGAGAAGTGA